One Persicobacter psychrovividus DNA window includes the following coding sequences:
- a CDS encoding endonuclease/exonuclease/phosphatase family protein: MMKKMCVIALLCLFAGQLYAQKINVGTYNLRYYSTNDGEHSWGERGEQVKAQIRYHDFDIFGTQEGHKEQLDDIASLPNYAYIGLSREGKGVKGEHSAIVYRTDKFKLLDHGDFWLSKTPEKASMGWDAHYKRICSWGLFEQKSNHKQFYFFNVHLDNAGEIARVEGAKLMLKKIKKINKKHLPQFLTGDFNMTADHESIGLVKKQFLDAHDHCQTPRFGPEGTYNAFDVNFGWRRIDFIFVSKEIPVLKYGVLSYIQKKPRFASDHFPVLIQTTLD; encoded by the coding sequence ATGATGAAGAAGATGTGTGTTATCGCATTGCTGTGCCTGTTTGCAGGGCAGTTGTATGCACAAAAAATTAATGTGGGAACCTACAACCTGAGGTATTATTCCACCAACGACGGCGAACACAGCTGGGGAGAACGAGGGGAGCAGGTGAAAGCTCAAATCCGTTATCATGATTTTGATATTTTTGGGACGCAGGAAGGTCATAAGGAACAATTGGACGATATCGCTTCCTTGCCAAATTACGCTTACATTGGCCTTTCCCGTGAAGGCAAAGGCGTGAAGGGCGAGCATTCAGCCATTGTTTATCGTACCGATAAATTCAAGCTGTTGGATCATGGCGACTTTTGGCTGAGTAAAACGCCCGAGAAGGCAAGTATGGGTTGGGATGCGCACTATAAACGCATTTGTAGCTGGGGGCTTTTCGAGCAGAAATCTAACCACAAGCAGTTTTATTTCTTTAATGTGCATTTGGATAATGCAGGAGAAATTGCGAGGGTAGAAGGCGCGAAGTTGATGTTAAAGAAGATTAAAAAAATCAACAAGAAGCATTTGCCACAGTTCTTAACCGGCGACTTTAACATGACGGCTGATCATGAATCGATTGGCTTGGTAAAAAAACAATTTCTGGATGCGCATGATCACTGTCAGACGCCTCGATTTGGCCCTGAAGGTACTTACAATGCCTTTGATGTGAACTTTGGCTGGCGCAGAATTGATTTCATTTTTGTCAGTAAAGAGATTCCCGTTCTCAAGTATGGCGTCCTGTCTTACATTCAGAAGAAGCCACGTTTTGCCTCTGATCACTTTCCTGTCTTGATTCAGACGACTTTGGATTAA
- a CDS encoding LptF/LptG family permease: MKKLDKLILQSFIGPFIGTLAVAVFVLLAQFFLRYFDELVGKGLGASTYFELVGYFSIFMIPQALPLAVLLSSLMTFGNLGEHFELTAIKSSGISLLRVLRPIFIFSIILSGFAFYCNDQIVPKANLKAWSLLYDIKRKKPAMEIKPGVFYGDLPGYKIRVKSVSDNGKSMKNMIIYNHSDGQGNKEVILADSGDMYMIHNQRYLVMELYHGNSYTESNPDGVKSGSSGYHDIAPLMRNHFQRSKMVFSMQSFDLERTREDLFSSNRMMKNVNQLGHDIDSLQLDANAFRYEVYNGMKSNSWFKYHLKGQVEVPDFYAEQHLKRQKIIRKMNFMKARGNEIRRLDSLAQNGTDTTGMMELFLEKEAGKKITKPVKESGTYGGAAQSMLAEEGAPFDVDESAEDSINTQPMVAAQAEPEVNLYADYSFEVAEQASLKVDSLLEVKNRNARVYRSALSQSRYVKNTIMSQSNKIENRLKSKYRFQIEWQKKFAMSMACVIMFLIGAPLGAIIKKGGLGFPVLISIVFFIFYFIVSMTGEKWAKEGLVSAFAGIWAADFVLLPFGLFFLRQARVDARLFDTDFYAVVFDRIKMLFKKKTKQDALPEQKGE; this comes from the coding sequence ATGAAGAAACTTGATAAGTTAATACTCCAATCTTTTATTGGTCCCTTTATCGGGACCTTGGCAGTGGCGGTGTTCGTCCTGCTGGCGCAGTTTTTCCTTCGTTATTTCGACGAGCTGGTCGGGAAGGGGCTTGGCGCATCCACTTATTTCGAATTGGTGGGTTATTTTTCAATATTCATGATTCCTCAGGCATTGCCCTTGGCGGTGTTGCTCTCTTCCCTGATGACCTTCGGTAACCTTGGGGAGCATTTCGAGCTGACGGCGATTAAGAGTTCAGGGATTTCCCTGTTGCGGGTTTTACGGCCTATCTTCATCTTTTCAATCATTCTCTCGGGCTTTGCTTTCTATTGTAATGATCAGATTGTGCCCAAGGCCAACCTCAAGGCGTGGTCGTTGCTATATGATATCAAGCGGAAAAAGCCAGCGATGGAAATTAAGCCGGGCGTCTTCTATGGGGATTTGCCAGGTTATAAGATTCGGGTAAAATCGGTTTCCGATAACGGGAAGTCGATGAAAAATATGATCATTTACAATCACAGTGATGGGCAGGGGAACAAGGAAGTGATCCTGGCGGATTCTGGCGATATGTATATGATCCACAACCAGCGCTATCTGGTCATGGAGCTCTATCATGGCAACAGCTATACGGAGTCCAATCCTGATGGGGTGAAGTCGGGCTCCTCGGGCTATCACGATATCGCGCCACTGATGCGGAATCATTTTCAGCGCTCGAAAATGGTTTTTTCAATGCAGTCTTTTGACCTCGAGCGTACCCGTGAGGATTTGTTTTCTTCCAATAGGATGATGAAAAACGTCAATCAGTTGGGGCATGATATTGACTCCCTGCAGTTGGATGCCAATGCTTTCAGGTATGAGGTGTACAATGGGATGAAGTCAAACAGCTGGTTTAAATATCACCTCAAAGGGCAAGTTGAGGTGCCTGATTTTTATGCCGAGCAGCATCTTAAACGGCAGAAGATCATCAGGAAAATGAACTTTATGAAAGCAAGGGGGAATGAAATTAGACGTTTGGATTCCCTGGCGCAGAATGGTACGGACACCACTGGAATGATGGAGCTGTTCCTGGAGAAAGAGGCTGGGAAAAAGATAACGAAACCAGTGAAAGAAAGTGGAACCTATGGAGGTGCCGCGCAGTCGATGCTGGCCGAAGAGGGTGCGCCTTTTGATGTTGATGAGTCTGCGGAAGATTCTATCAATACTCAGCCAATGGTAGCAGCGCAGGCGGAACCGGAAGTAAACCTTTATGCGGACTATTCTTTTGAAGTTGCGGAACAGGCTTCCCTGAAGGTGGACTCTCTGCTGGAGGTGAAGAATCGAAACGCGCGGGTTTATCGCTCGGCACTCTCTCAGTCACGGTATGTCAAAAATACCATCATGTCGCAGTCGAATAAAATAGAGAACAGGCTGAAGTCAAAATACCGCTTCCAGATTGAGTGGCAGAAGAAATTTGCCATGTCTATGGCCTGCGTGATCATGTTCCTGATTGGTGCGCCACTCGGGGCGATTATCAAAAAAGGTGGCCTGGGCTTTCCCGTGCTGATATCCATTGTGTTTTTTATCTTCTATTTCATCGTCTCGATGACGGGTGAGAAGTGGGCCAAAGAAGGGCTCGTTTCTGCATTTGCAGGAATTTGGGCTGCGGATTTCGTGCTTTTGCCTTTCGGTTTGTTTTTTCTCCGACAGGCACGTGTAGACGCCCGATTGTTCGATACAGACTTCTACGCCGTGGTTTTTGATAGAATAAAAATGCTTTTCAAAAAGAAAACGAAGCAAGATGCCCTCCCCGAACAAAAAGGGGAATAG